CGAGCGATCATTTTCTGGTGAAGCGCCGATGATCATTTGTGTAGATTGGCCTGCGGGAACAAAAGAATTGTTTTGCTGTGTCGCAGGAAATTGAGATAATTCTTTTTTCTTATGCGTGATTTGCTTCATAGGTTTGTATAATGCGAAGGGATCTTTGTCAGGTGCTAGTAGTTTAAGGCTTTCTCGTGAAGGAAGCTCAACGTTGACACTCATTCGATCAGCCAAAAATCCTAACTCCTCAATTAACTTTTCGTCTGCTCCTGGAATGGCTTTGACATGAATGTAGCCTTTGAAGCCTTTTTCATAGCGCAAAATTCTCAATGTTTTGATCAGTAATTCACTGGTATAATCGACATTTTTTATAATTGCGGAACTTAGAAAAAGTCCTTCGATATAATTCCTCATGTAGAAGTCCATTGTTAAATCAGCAATTTCCCGTGGTGTAAAGGTAGCTCGTGGAATTGCGTTAGACTTTCTGTTGATGCAATAATGACAATCGAAAATACAAGCATTCGTGAATAATAATTTTAAAAGAGATACGCAACGTCCGTCACTTGTAAAGGTATGGCAAATACCGGCTGATGCGGTGCTACCTACCGTTCCGTTTCGTGTGTTGTTCGTGACCCCGCTGCTGGAACATGAAACATCATATTTTGCTGATTCAGCAAGAATTTCAATTTTTCTAGACAAATCCATAATAGCTCCTCATTTCTGAATAAATAAGAACGTACGTTCTTATTTTAACAAGCGCTTTGTGTTTTGTCAAAATGGGAAAAAGAAAAAAGACCAGAACAAAAAGCAATATTGCTTTGTTCCAGTCATTAAAAAGTACTTGTAAAGAATGTTACTGATTATTTAAATCTAAATAACGTTCTAGGTAATCAGCTAGCCCATCTTCGTCATTGGTTTTTTCAGTGATGTCGTTGGCAACAGATTTTATTTGGTCAGTAGCGTTCTTCATTGCAACGCCCCAGCCTACATAGTCCAACATTTCTTCATCATTATGTTCGTCACCGAATGCAATAATATCTGAACGTTTCACATTTAAGTATTTAGCAACTTGCTCGACGCCCTTCGCTTTTTGAATACCTTTAGAAACGATTTCTAAAATAGGCGTAGGACCGCCCCAAGTTCTAACATCAACATAGTCACCGTACTGCTTCATTAGAGAGTCAGAAACAAGTGCTGCTTGGTCTTTAGAAGTCCGAACCATCATCGAGGTAGGATCTGTAAGTAAATTTTTAGCAGTCAGAAGATTGCTAGACGTAGCTTCTGAGGCAAAAAAAGTAGAGTCAAAGTAATCAAGACTATCAATGAAAAAAGTTTCTTTATTTTCTGCGGCTACAAAATCAAGATTTAAAGCTTTTTTTTGAGCTAAAATATCGAAAACTAAGTCTCTTTGAATACCTGTTTCTTTTTCATCAGCCCATTGTTTTTCAGGCATATGAACAAGAGCACCATTAAAATTGACCATTGGCGTAGCTAATCCTAAATGTCGATAAAACTGACCGCTCATTCGATAGGGACGACCAGTAACAATACTGACGTAATGTCCATGGGCCATAGCTTTTTTTAAAGCTTTCTCAGTTGTTGAACTGATCAGTGATTGTGCATTTAAAGTTGTACCATCTAAATCGATTGCAATTAATTTTTTCAAAATCATTCCTCCCGGAAATCGTTCTTTAACTAAGTCTAGCATAAAATGTCAGAATGACAAGTTTTCAAGAAAATTTTAGAAAAAAATTTCTTTATGATACACTAAGTAAAGAAAGGACGGTGGAAAATTTGATTCAACTCTATCGTTGGTCAATACGAATAGCGACGTTGGTTTATTGTGTTTATATGTTGCTTTTTGCTGAGATCTACCAATTCATGGCTTTAAATGTATTATTAGCTTACATACCTCTTGAAATTAGTTTTCATGTTAAGAAAGTGAATAAGCAAGGTTTTTTTCTATTAGGAATGCTTTGGCTATTATTTTATCCAAATGCCCCATATCTTTTCACCGATTTTTTTCATTTAGAGCGTTTACCCATTTATCAAGGGATGAATCAGCTATTCGGTCAGTCCTTAGCTGCGTGGTTGTCTTTTGGACTGCTAACGGTTGGAATATGTGTATATGGTTTTTTAGGGATGGCGACTTTATTTACGATACTGAATGAATGTTACAAAAGAAAGAATTTGAACCATAAATGGCAAGGGATTTTGTTTATTGTAATCGTGAACTTTTTATCTAGCTTAGCTATTTTTGTGGGACGATTCGATCGTCTCCATAGTGTTCATATTTTTACTAAGCCGCTGCAAACATTGAGCACTATTTTTTTTACTTGGTCTTCGAGTAAATGGTTGTTTATTCTTTTGTTTACGGGATTACAGCTGCTACTGGTGAGTACAATTTTTTTGCTAAGGGGGTTGGAATTGACAGATCAAGAAGAAATGCGATATTGACAGGGTGTGAGGAACTTGTTACTATTTAAATAAGTATGTTTGGAATCAAAAGTAGAGGAGTTATAGGGATGAAAAAGTGGCAAAGTTCTTTGTTAACTGTATTGTTTACTATTGGGGGAATCACTGGCGGAGGAGTCTGGAATGCAGAAGTTGCTGATGCACAGACAGTCAACGGGACTGAACAAAATAATCTGTCACGTGAACAACAAGCTCAGGAGGAGAAAAT
This sequence is a window from Enterococcus sp. 7F3_DIV0205. Protein-coding genes within it:
- a CDS encoding putative DNA modification/repair radical SAM protein — protein: MDLSRKIEILAESAKYDVSCSSSGVTNNTRNGTVGSTASAGICHTFTSDGRCVSLLKLLFTNACIFDCHYCINRKSNAIPRATFTPREIADLTMDFYMRNYIEGLFLSSAIIKNVDYTSELLIKTLRILRYEKGFKGYIHVKAIPGADEKLIEELGFLADRMSVNVELPSRESLKLLAPDKDPFALYKPMKQITHKKKELSQFPATQQNNSFVPAGQSTQMIIGASPENDRSIVTIAENLYQKYDLKRVYYSAYIPVNQDSLLPAITTDPPLLREHRLYQADWLMRFYRFSAAEILSEDKPNFNLYLDPKANWAVQNYDQFPVDIQSASYDQLLRIPGIGPKSALNIIKARKYYQLHLTDLKKLGVVVKRAQYFVSCNGVCQSGLINDPEWVISSLISSRQYETLKKANSQSHHEQLALFDVERFETIKNKESKYAY
- a CDS encoding DUF1361 domain-containing protein — protein: MLLFAEIYQFMALNVLLAYIPLEISFHVKKVNKQGFFLLGMLWLLFYPNAPYLFTDFFHLERLPIYQGMNQLFGQSLAAWLSFGLLTVGICVYGFLGMATLFTILNECYKRKNLNHKWQGILFIVIVNFLSSLAIFVGRFDRLHSVHIFTKPLQTLSTIFFTWSSSKWLFILLFTGLQLLLVSTIFLLRGLELTDQEEMRY
- a CDS encoding Cof-type HAD-IIB family hydrolase, which encodes MKKLIAIDLDGTTLNAQSLISSTTEKALKKAMAHGHYVSIVTGRPYRMSGQFYRHLGLATPMVNFNGALVHMPEKQWADEKETGIQRDLVFDILAQKKALNLDFVAAENKETFFIDSLDYFDSTFFASEATSSNLLTAKNLLTDPTSMMVRTSKDQAALVSDSLMKQYGDYVDVRTWGGPTPILEIVSKGIQKAKGVEQVAKYLNVKRSDIIAFGDEHNDEEMLDYVGWGVAMKNATDQIKSVANDITEKTNDEDGLADYLERYLDLNNQ